In Anaerolineales bacterium, a genomic segment contains:
- a CDS encoding CHAT domain-containing protein: MPEQEYRLSIEIKGNRVLMVNADRSRTAEGDICASDAFPRRMIDMLQKWIQRSDVFRSEREFEVFGHCLFEILFPNADTRDLLEAALVQAKRRDQIVRIELEFSDNNELAKLPWEYLWYPKTGRFISRHSIMVLTRYIRTQAEHPDFQTDKLNIAVLQASMDDPEGEPPLARIQGYADALRKRLTDLEQQTIRLIAPPTNLTFGDFQTALDKTASKIPLPNILHIVAPGRSDGRDGEIGLARAANDATPNWINAETFGNICARGESHLKLIILQINETPGSSRFADVLDRFVKTLMGRADVPAVIAMQQALNNPIMVDFMDAFYREFLKTLNLGLAVQTARDSVAMRQYEYANEQKAMYAFGAPVLYMRTNSGQIMRLAGESHPEGGERDKSDSGVARTAPSTAPANVPSPASSPMAAGGMEGRKELFQAARKMVREGLALSVIDQSLYITRLRTLETELNTLPDAESRRERFAAFLLTLDGELDDKPSLAPLIAHLDAGKDGL; encoded by the coding sequence ATGCCAGAGCAAGAATACCGCCTCTCGATTGAAATCAAGGGGAATCGCGTCCTCATGGTGAACGCGGATCGCAGCCGCACCGCCGAAGGGGATATTTGCGCCTCCGATGCCTTTCCTCGCCGCATGATAGACATGCTTCAAAAATGGATTCAGCGCAGCGATGTCTTTCGTTCAGAGCGCGAATTCGAGGTCTTTGGTCACTGTCTGTTTGAAATTCTTTTCCCCAACGCCGATACCCGCGATCTGCTAGAGGCGGCGCTTGTTCAGGCGAAACGCCGCGATCAGATCGTCCGTATCGAACTGGAATTTAGCGATAACAACGAACTGGCAAAACTGCCCTGGGAATACTTGTGGTATCCCAAAACAGGGCGGTTTATCAGCCGCCACAGCATCATGGTTCTCACACGCTACATTCGCACACAGGCGGAACATCCTGATTTTCAGACGGATAAACTGAATATCGCTGTGTTGCAAGCGAGCATGGACGACCCCGAAGGCGAGCCACCTCTTGCCCGTATTCAGGGGTATGCCGACGCCCTCCGCAAGCGCCTAACCGACCTTGAGCAGCAGACAATCCGCCTGATTGCGCCCCCCACCAACCTAACCTTTGGCGATTTTCAAACGGCGCTGGATAAAACAGCCAGTAAAATCCCCCTCCCCAACATCCTTCATATTGTGGCGCCGGGGCGCTCCGATGGACGCGATGGCGAGATCGGGCTTGCCCGTGCCGCCAACGATGCCACCCCCAACTGGATCAACGCCGAGACGTTCGGCAATATCTGCGCACGGGGGGAATCCCACCTCAAATTGATCATCTTGCAGATCAACGAGACGCCCGGCAGTTCGCGCTTTGCCGATGTGCTGGATCGTTTCGTCAAAACCCTCATGGGGCGTGCCGATGTCCCTGCGGTGATCGCCATGCAACAAGCGTTGAACAACCCGATCATGGTTGATTTTATGGATGCCTTTTACCGCGAATTTCTCAAGACGCTCAACCTCGGTCTGGCGGTGCAGACCGCCCGCGATTCTGTCGCCATGCGCCAGTACGAGTATGCCAACGAGCAAAAGGCGATGTATGCTTTTGGGGCGCCCGTGCTTTACATGCGCACGAACAGTGGTCAGATCATGCGTCTTGCCGGAGAAAGCCACCCCGAAGGGGGCGAACGAGACAAAAGCGACAGCGGTGTTGCCCGCACCGCCCCTAGCACCGCACCTGCCAACGTCCCTAGCCCTGCCTCTAGCCCTATGGCAGCGGGGGGTATGGAAGGGCGCAAAGAATTGTTCCAAGCGGCGCGAAAGATGGTGCGCGAGGGGCTGGCACTCTCCGTCATTGATCAGAGTCTCTACATCACCCGCCTGCGGACTCTAGAGACGGAGTTAAATACCCTCCCCGATGCCGAAAGCCGCCGCGAACGGTTTGCTGCCTTCCTGCTCACCCTTGATGGTGAGTTAGACGACAAGCCCTCTCTCGCCCCTCTGATTGCCCACCTTGACGCCGGAAAGGATGGTTTATGA
- a CDS encoding asparagine--tRNA ligase yields MIPIVRIADLANHVGEEVTVRGWLYDRTGKGKLAFLKVRDGSGICQCVAFKPELPEETFAAAEKLPQESSLSVTGIVKKDDRAPGYPGGYEIGVKALSVLQTADEYPITPKEHGIEFLMDQRHLWVRSSRQWAILRIRATIISTIRNWLDDHGFLLVDTPIITPAAGESTSELFEISYFEDVAYLAQTGQLYNEANIMAHGKVYCFGPTFRSEKSKTRRHLAEFWMVEPEMAFYSLENMMDMEEQFISAIVGRVLEKHRLELSILERDTTFLEKVTAPFPRISYDEAVTRLNTLSSEASDAEIIRLLRVEETPPEGKTHAQHLADLRALLKIDWGNDFGSPHETALTQGFEKPVFVYHYPTAVKAFYMQPVEGRPEVCRSVDLLAPEGYGEVTGGSERIYDRDLIEQRVATIGINRENYAWYLDLRRFGSVPHSGFGLGVERSVAWICGLQHIREAVPYARTLNRKYP; encoded by the coding sequence ATGATACCGATTGTTCGTATTGCTGATCTCGCCAACCACGTTGGCGAAGAAGTCACCGTGCGCGGCTGGCTCTATGATCGGACGGGGAAGGGTAAGCTCGCCTTCCTCAAAGTCCGCGATGGTTCAGGCATTTGCCAATGTGTCGCCTTTAAACCGGAACTTCCCGAAGAAACCTTTGCCGCCGCCGAAAAACTCCCGCAGGAATCCTCCCTGAGTGTGACGGGGATTGTCAAGAAAGATGATCGCGCCCCGGGTTATCCGGGCGGCTACGAAATTGGGGTGAAGGCGCTCAGCGTTCTCCAAACAGCGGATGAGTACCCAATCACCCCGAAAGAACACGGCATTGAATTCCTTATGGATCAGCGCCATTTGTGGGTGCGCTCCTCCCGCCAATGGGCGATCTTGCGCATCCGGGCGACGATCATCAGCACGATTCGGAATTGGCTTGATGATCACGGCTTTCTGCTGGTGGATACACCGATCATCACCCCTGCCGCTGGCGAATCGACCTCGGAGTTGTTCGAGATCAGCTACTTTGAGGATGTCGCCTACCTTGCCCAGACGGGGCAGCTTTACAACGAAGCGAACATCATGGCGCACGGCAAGGTGTATTGTTTTGGTCCCACCTTCCGCTCAGAAAAATCGAAGACGCGCCGCCACCTTGCCGAATTTTGGATGGTTGAGCCGGAGATGGCGTTTTACTCCCTTGAAAACATGATGGATATGGAAGAACAGTTCATCAGCGCCATTGTCGGGCGTGTCCTCGAAAAGCATCGGCTGGAACTGAGCATTCTAGAGCGGGACACAACCTTCCTTGAAAAAGTGACTGCGCCCTTCCCGCGCATCAGCTATGACGAGGCGGTGACGCGCCTGAACACGCTCTCCAGCGAGGCAAGTGATGCCGAGATCATTCGTCTGCTGCGCGTGGAGGAAACCCCTCCCGAAGGCAAAACCCATGCGCAGCACCTTGCCGACCTCCGCGCCTTGTTGAAGATTGACTGGGGGAACGATTTCGGTTCCCCGCACGAGACGGCGCTGACACAGGGCTTTGAGAAGCCCGTGTTCGTCTACCATTACCCAACGGCGGTGAAGGCGTTTTACATGCAGCCTGTCGAAGGGCGTCCAGAGGTCTGCCGCAGCGTCGATCTGCTTGCTCCGGAGGGCTACGGCGAGGTGACAGGCGGCAGCGAGCGCATTTATGACCGTGATCTGATCGAGCAGCGGGTGGCGACGATAGGCATCAACCGCGAGAACTATGCGTGGTATCTCGATCTGCGCCGCTTCGGGAGCGTCCCCCATTCTGGTTTTGGCTTGGGTGTGGAACGCAGTGTGGCGTGGATTTGCGGCTTGCAGCACATCCGCGAAGCCGTCCCCTATGCGCGGACGTTGAATCGGAAATACCCGTAG
- a CDS encoding FHIPEP family type III secretion protein: MPMAADSQQTGQTQIAVTIGLSAGSPLAAALVQPPASKFSRETTFTTETVLLHPAERPFRLTVAGEPRLTALEHLEAVRASLSGNHPRHSATRGDLAAWLDATAEANPALAYRFVEALCAATLTPPLTSTAPITVCVAADYLRELTREDSEANRANFPFLRDGMMGELGIALPPFAFSASHTLPARTFAFEINGVQTTPRQGLASGEIFVNGDLGWLMPYFNAGSGQPCANPTNFTAGAVGVVSEANRLALNELGCTLWTPFGFLILSAAQMIRDQAAAFVTPETTDSLLTSAATFNSETVRVARETFSPEQVAEVCRALLREGLPLRDVRGILHGMLTAPNRDDLDGLIAGARRSQWLRFAAFCGQGVYDLAEDAQAVFRAALRREDVLRLVDQFEALGGTVIVRVPPALRRAVVAHLRPALPRLTVIAEDELPPKAAITSRGVVGLA; encoded by the coding sequence ATGCCGATGGCAGCCGATTCGCAGCAGACAGGACAAACACAAATCGCTGTCACGATAGGGCTTTCGGCGGGATCGCCCCTGGCGGCGGCACTGGTACAGCCCCCCGCCTCCAAATTTAGCAGGGAAACCACCTTCACAACGGAGACGGTGCTGCTCCACCCCGCCGAACGCCCCTTCCGTCTGACGGTAGCGGGTGAACCTCGTCTAACCGCCCTTGAACATCTTGAAGCGGTGCGGGCATCGCTCAGCGGGAATCACCCTCGCCATAGCGCCACACGGGGCGACCTCGCGGCGTGGCTAGATGCCACCGCAGAGGCAAATCCGGCGCTGGCATACCGCTTTGTCGAGGCGCTCTGTGCGGCGACACTGACGCCCCCCCTCACCTCAACCGCCCCCATCACCGTCTGTGTGGCAGCCGATTACCTCAGAGAGCTAACCCGCGAAGATAGTGAGGCGAATCGCGCCAATTTTCCCTTCCTGCGCGATGGGATGATGGGCGAGTTGGGGATTGCCCTTCCCCCCTTTGCCTTTTCCGCCAGCCACACCCTCCCCGCACGAACCTTCGCCTTCGAGATCAATGGCGTTCAGACGACGCCCAGACAGGGGCTTGCCAGCGGGGAGATCTTTGTCAATGGCGATTTAGGGTGGCTGATGCCCTATTTCAACGCAGGTAGCGGACAGCCCTGCGCCAACCCGACGAACTTCACAGCGGGGGCAGTGGGGGTGGTTTCTGAGGCAAACCGCCTCGCTCTGAATGAGCTTGGCTGTACGTTGTGGACACCCTTCGGGTTTTTGATCCTCTCGGCGGCGCAAATGATTCGGGATCAGGCGGCGGCGTTCGTCACCCCCGAAACGACAGACTCTCTGCTGACGAGCGCCGCCACCTTCAACAGCGAAACCGTTCGTGTGGCGCGGGAAACATTCAGCCCAGAACAGGTTGCGGAGGTGTGCCGCGCTTTGCTGCGGGAGGGGCTGCCCCTCCGGGATGTGCGGGGTATTCTTCACGGAATGCTCACTGCCCCAAATCGGGACGACCTTGACGGACTGATCGCCGGAGCGCGGCGTTCGCAGTGGCTGCGCTTTGCCGCCTTCTGCGGACAGGGCGTTTATGATCTTGCCGAAGATGCTCAGGCAGTCTTTCGTGCCGCACTCCGTCGGGAGGATGTGCTGCGGCTGGTTGACCAGTTCGAGGCGTTGGGCGGGACGGTCATTGTGCGCGTTCCGCCAGCGCTGCGGCGTGCGGTGGTGGCGCATCTGCGTCCTGCTTTACCACGTCTGACGGTCATAGCCGAGGATGAACTTCCGCCAAAGGCAGCCATCACCAGTCGGGGTGTGGTGGGTTTGGCGTGA
- a CDS encoding GAP family protein, whose protein sequence is MTGGLLLSIVGIGLLDSINPSLFIAQLYLLTTRRPVPRVLSYIAGGVLAYFVGGILILIGARTVIVGWLSQASPTLLYGLQLAVGLVILGVGLWLKPQAQPQEQRKPRSLTLTASFMLGIVVIGNEVTTALPYFVAIEQIAQAKMPMPHNVLALLLYNAVFSLPLFAFLLIYLLFRRQWGGIIERINQSIQRWMPHIMKWLAIVFGFGLVLNAAGFLLTGAALFG, encoded by the coding sequence ATGACTGGCGGATTACTGCTTTCCATCGTAGGGATTGGACTGTTGGATAGCATCAACCCATCACTTTTTATTGCCCAATTGTACCTGCTGACCACACGACGCCCCGTGCCTCGCGTTCTGAGCTATATCGCCGGCGGGGTGCTTGCCTATTTTGTGGGCGGCATCCTCATCTTGATCGGGGCGCGGACGGTGATCGTTGGCTGGCTATCACAGGCTTCACCAACCCTGCTGTACGGGTTGCAGCTGGCGGTTGGGCTGGTGATCCTCGGTGTTGGGCTGTGGTTGAAACCTCAGGCGCAACCCCAAGAACAGCGCAAGCCACGCTCTCTGACCCTCACTGCCAGTTTTATGTTAGGGATTGTGGTGATCGGCAACGAGGTGACAACGGCGCTCCCCTATTTCGTCGCCATTGAGCAAATTGCGCAGGCAAAGATGCCCATGCCCCACAATGTGCTGGCACTGCTCCTCTATAATGCCGTGTTTAGTCTCCCACTTTTTGCCTTTCTACTGATCTATCTGCTGTTTCGGCGCCAGTGGGGGGGCATTATCGAGCGCATCAATCAGTCCATCCAGCGTTGGATGCCGCACATCATGAAGTGGTTGGCGATTGTCTTCGGCTTTGGGCTTGTGTTGAACGCAGCGGGCTTCCTTCTGACGGGAGCAGCGCTGTTCGGCTAA